One part of the Aurantibacillus circumpalustris genome encodes these proteins:
- a CDS encoding transporter encodes MRKHLTLFFILIISHLNAQYNETIRTARPGQAIGPFTVGKNILQFQQGIEYDNNNIEQTSHTYVTSHVVRFGISELIELSAMLDYKSDKNSVNDTLVSTSGLSNLLVGFRVHLSNQKGIRPATCFQMRLRMPDISKTYGTRYVAPIIVFVANWRLPKSTTLTTNWILLYGGNNAIPTGRYVINFSFPVYKKLSSFVENYGQYRDKTFETRFDCGFAWLLNNNFQFDVSTGYGKNSVADYFISGGISWRLNLNKIKTPIQN; translated from the coding sequence ATGAGAAAACACCTTACACTCTTTTTTATACTAATTATCAGTCATTTAAATGCGCAATATAATGAAACCATACGCACTGCACGTCCTGGACAGGCTATTGGTCCATTCACGGTTGGGAAAAACATCTTACAATTTCAACAAGGTATAGAATACGATAATAATAATATTGAACAAACTAGTCATACGTATGTTACTAGTCATGTGGTGAGGTTTGGTATTTCAGAACTAATTGAACTAAGTGCAATGCTTGATTATAAAAGCGACAAAAATTCGGTTAACGACACTCTGGTATCAACTAGTGGTTTAAGTAATTTACTTGTAGGATTCAGGGTTCATCTATCAAATCAAAAAGGAATTAGACCTGCAACATGTTTTCAGATGCGCTTAAGAATGCCCGATATTTCTAAAACTTATGGTACTAGATATGTAGCGCCTATCATTGTATTTGTAGCCAATTGGCGGCTTCCAAAAAGCACTACCTTAACCACTAATTGGATACTTTTATACGGAGGCAACAACGCCATTCCTACAGGGAGGTATGTCATTAACTTTTCTTTCCCAGTTTATAAAAAACTAAGTTCTTTTGTAGAAAATTACGGCCAGTACCGTGATAAAACATTTGAAACGCGTTTCGATTGTGGATTCGCTTGGTTGCTCAACAACAATTTTCAATTTGATGTTTCTACAGGGTACGGCAAAAACAGTGTAGCAGATTATTTTATCAGCGGAGGAATCTCGTGGAGATTGAATTTAAACAAAATTAAAACACCGATTCAAAACTAA
- a CDS encoding universal stress protein: MGTHGTSGVTEFFVGSTAFRVVNHASCPVLTVQKRSTKKSYKTIIVPIRAELNSRNKVNLVAKIAKTFSSKIIVTGYTSGNNKTEKEKVKQYVSQVIAFLKNEGIEYESVFLSNSNFTKAILDHAKEQKADLLAIMTKHDFSLAQIINGTYAQQFVNHSKIPVLSVPDTLKFEF; this comes from the coding sequence ATGGGAACGCATGGTACTTCAGGCGTGACAGAGTTTTTTGTTGGAAGTACTGCATTTAGAGTTGTTAACCACGCATCGTGCCCTGTTTTGACTGTTCAAAAACGGTCCACCAAAAAAAGTTACAAAACAATCATAGTGCCAATAAGAGCCGAACTTAATTCGAGAAATAAAGTAAATCTGGTTGCTAAAATTGCAAAAACATTTTCTTCAAAAATAATTGTTACAGGATATACGAGTGGAAATAATAAAACCGAAAAGGAGAAGGTAAAACAATATGTCAGTCAGGTAATAGCATTTTTAAAAAATGAGGGTATTGAATATGAATCCGTTTTCTTAAGTAATTCAAACTTTACCAAAGCCATTTTAGATCATGCAAAAGAACAAAAAGCAGATTTATTAGCTATTATGACAAAACACGACTTTTCACTCGCGCAAATAATTAATGGCACTTATGCTCAACAATTTGTCAATCACTCTAAAATACCAGTACTAAGCGTTCCAGATACTTTAAAATTTGAATTCTAG